DNA from Brassica napus cultivar Da-Ae chromosome C4, Da-Ae, whole genome shotgun sequence:
TCCTCTACGAACTCGGCAAGTTCTATCCGGAAACTTCTCATGTAATCAAAGTACACCTAAAAGCATGTAGAAAGTCATTAGGTGTTCAAGAATCCACTGACAGATAGAGACAAAAGTATACCTCAAGTGCAGTTCTGCCTCTTAGAACACGTTCCTTGTCTATACCCCAAGAAAGACACTCAGGGTTTCGTCTACCCTCTCTATCAGTGAAATAAATGTCAGGATTGGTTCTCCCTATCTCTGCCACCCAATGAGGAAGTGGAATGCAGACATCATCACCAACATTACCTCCACATTCATGAAAGGACATCAGAACCTAACaagaaggaaagaaagaaagtgaGATGCTGATACAATAACGCAACAACAAGCAGACATAAAGACATAAAGACAGAGACCTGTATCTTAAGATTAAGATCACGGACTATCTGAAAAAGCTGCCTATAACCATTCCAGTTATATTCCTGAGGTGAATGACACTCAGCTATCCCCCACCAGCAATCCACTTTAACTCCATCTACCTGGATTGACTTCAATATCCTCAAGTGCTTTAGCAGTCCGTCTCTATCAGCCAGTTCACACTTCATGTTGATAACCCCTAGCTGTTGACGTGGAGAAGGAGATTTAATCAGTAAGGAGAAAGTTCAGGATAAGTAAAGGATAAAGATTCAAAGTTGCTTACTGGTAACATAACATAAACCGGAACATAAGGTGTACCAGAGAAGTCCTGCTCTGTCATATTTGGAGGGATCTCAAGAATCTACCAAACACAAACAAAGAGAGTCATCAGAGTTCAagtttctattttctatgtaaTAGCGCAGTGTGTTTTACCTGTTTAGAGTTGATAACATCGACCGAACAACCAATAAGCCCATCAGCCTTGTTTAAACTGCCAACCAGTTCTGAAGATTGTACATCATACGGCGATGGAGTAGGTGCGAAAACACCTTTCATACGGCACGTGTTGAGCTCCGTTGGACTTCTATGCCCAGATAACGAACCTCCTCTAAGTGCAGGAGGTGAAGATTGATGTGAAGCTGATGAACCAGCAACAACCGCAGGAGGCTTTGTCCCCTAAACACAACGAAAAACGATTTAGCATCTGCTTGCAAATGGATTACAAACATTACTAAACATCACTGACCTGAGACTTGGATGGGAAAGTAGTTCCATCAGGGAGAACAACCCACCCAGCTTCTCTCGCCAAAGCGGCGATAACATCGTTGATATCAGCTCTCACTCTAAGATTATAGTTCCCATGCCTTCTTAACCCGCCTAGGATCCTTGCGGTTATAGCTCTCCGATGCCTCTCTCTCAGCTTAGTCCTTTCCTTCTCTTCAACCGGTCTGCTCCTGCGGCTTCCCCCAGGAGTGTCGACTTGGTCTTGCATTGTCTGCTGAAACATAAACTCGTCGTTACTACTCCCTGAAGCCGCGTGTGCTCCTCTGTTTCCGTCATCTTCCTCCTTCACGTCCGcatccatctcttcttcttcttcatcctcttcgCTGGTTCCAAGCAACTTCTGCATATCTGTTACCATAACTTAAAAGCCTTGCTCCTCAAGAATGGTCTATTGGTGTAAAGTTTCGATCTTTTGAATACTCCACGTGTACGTATGCCTACTGGACGATGAATCAGCAAAGTGTTCCTAAACTCATCACAAAGCCTACAAGACAAAAATTAATATCAGCATTTTCATAAAGTCGAAAACTTTGtgaggaaaaaaaacaaaaaaaaaaaaacagagttttaGTGTTCTGTTCATGGGAAATTTCAATTTTCAGACATAAGCACAACATCTGTCCTAAGAGAGTAAGTTTCTAGCTCAATTCTCTCGAAAATGGTCCGAATGCGAGGAAAGTCTCGGTCTTTCTGGGAAAATCGATGGCTAATACTAAAAAAGACTCTAACTTTAGGAGCCGATCGACAATTTTACGGACCTGTTGGTGTTCACGGGAGAGGATAAGAAGACGGTGGATCTCGCCGGCGGGGTGAAAAAGGGCGGATCCGGGAAGGCGCGTGGAGGAGCGTGAGGCGTGAAATTGGAAAAGACGAGGTTTCACGCGTGTGGAGCGACTCGAGCGTGTCTGGGAGAAAGGAGGTGTGTGTGAAGCCTAAGGCTTGGCACGAACTaggcgtgtgtgtgtgtgtgtgtgtgtgtgtgtgtgagggTGTGGAAGAGAGGAGAGACGGGGGGGCTCATTAATCGTGTGAAGGGGGGAGGCACGTGCCGACACCACCGTCACGAGATTTCGATGCTCTTCTGCGGCACAGAAGGCTCTCCTGGTTCAGTCACGTGACTTGCCTGACCCGGTCACAGTTCTCGTGATGTGATAGTCTAGTATTGTAGTTTTCACACAGTATCGATAAACTACGCGCTGTTTTATCATGTTTGACGTGAAATGCATCCCGTTTTAAGAAAGCAAAGGAAAACGACTTTGACACAACAACACAACATGGCTTAAAAACCTCTCTTTCGTCCCGTGGGTTTACGTTGAATACTCTTTGACCAAACAATAAAAACGTTCAATAGTTAGAAAAAAACCTGCATTAAAGTTTACAAGTGTCACTAAAAAATGTTGCAAATCGAAATATAATTCTGATAAGTTATAAAACTTGGAAAAATCGCAATAAATGTAGATAAAACTTATATGAATTATACATTGacaaatattaatatgaaaaatatgaaatgGCGATATATTATGCTACAAATATGATGATATATTATGCTACAAATGGAGATATATTATGCTACAAATGTTGGACATGATGGACAACTTTGAATGATATACTTACACCTAACGCATACATAGTAAACCTTCATTATGAGATTTGATTAGCTAAATGTGGAAGGCACGTCTCTCCCCACAATCAGATCAAACACACTCCGGAGATAATCATTATTTTatcagttttaaattttaaaaataataatattaattcgAGGCGAAAGTGGGGAGCCTCCATGTCTTAACATTCATCACGTTCATTAGAGCCAACGAACATTGAAACTCGATCATTACACAGAGTCTCGATGGAGAGCTCACCGAGTTCCGACCAAAACGAGGTATCTGCCTCTGAAACTCCGACAAGCTCCGTCTCTTCACCGTACCGGAGAACATACTCAGATATCTCCGGTTTATCTCACCGGTTCGACGTTCAGAGCTTCTATAACCGGCCGTCAAACACAAACGCCGTTGTCCATGAAGAAGATCTCTCCGAAGACGCCGTGGAACCAAAAGATAACGTCGACGGCGATGGAGAAGATCATGATCGAGACAGTGACGTTGACTCTGCAGAAGACGCAGGTAACTACTCTTTagaaaaagattgaaacttttatCACTCTGTTTCATTTCGATTGATTCAGACTTTTGTTAGTGCAGAGCTGGAGATGATGAGGGAAAGATTCGCGAAGCTGTTGCTCGGTGAAGATATGTCGGGAAGTGGGAAAGGAGTTTGCACTGCTGTTACTGTCTCTAACTCCATAACTAATCTCTATGGTTCGTTCGTCttcttaatttcattttttttttttttgtctccttTGCTCTGTTTTCGAAAACAGAGTATTTGATAATGGGTATTGTTTTGCAGCGACTGTGTTTGGACAGAGTTTGAGATTGCAACCATTGAGTACAGAGAAGAAGGATCTATGGAAACGTGAGATGAATTGTTTTATGTCTATATGTGATTACATTGTTGAAGTTGTTCCAAGATCTCTTGGTAATAATGTTGAGGTAAAAACAACTACCTTACTTGTGTCTCAcgcaacctaaaaaaaaacccTTTAaagtttgatctttttttttgttcaaaattttcAGATAACGGAAACAAAACTAAGATCTGATATTCTCATGAATCTTCCTGCTTTGAGAAAACTCGATAATATGCTCATGGTAAGTTGAATACTGGAAATAAGACACATTGATAAATCAAGATTCACTATTTGACTTTGAATTTTTGTAGGATATATTGGATGGTTTTACGGAGAATGAGTTCTGGTACGTGGAGAGAGGAAGCTCATCAATGAACTCTAACAATGGTGGTAGAGATTCAGGATCGTTTCGGAAAGTTGTGGTTCAACGGAAAGACGAGAAGTGGTGGCTTCCTGTGCCATGTGTTCCTGCTGAAGGTTTATCAGAAAATGAACGGAAGAATTTGCGTCACAAACGTGACTGTGCTAATCAGATACATAAGGCTGCATTGGCCATTAACGACTCCACTCTTAATGACATGGATATTCCTGACTCTTACCTCACCACTCTCCCAAAGGTATATTAAAAAATCGGTCTAAACAGTCAAAAccgaaatgattttttaaaaatcctatTTATGTAACCTTTTGGTTTAAATTGGTTCAAATCAATTTAATTTGGTTCACGTCGATCTAAATTGATCTAAACCAATTAAACGAAGTAATATAAAAGTGAATTATGACTAGTTTAGTTATATCGTCTTCACCATcaatttatctataaaaaaactATGATACATTTTAATTTTGCTTATTAATATAAGTTCACAAGTTTATTTGATTGTTtcaatatatcaaaaatttaatatttcatcaaaatagttttttaatcAAACACATAATTTTTCCTATACAAAACGCTACTAACGATTTTTGAAACGTTGTTATTAATCCTATATGATAACATTATGTACATGTGAAAATGTTGTAATCAATAAggtatttttgttcttttttgaaTAGAGTGGGAAAGCAAGTGTAGGAGACGTGATATACAAGCAACTGTGCACAGCTGAGAAGTTTTATCCAGACCAGCTTCTTGATATCTTGAAGATTTCATCGGAGCATGAAGCGCTTGAGCTAGCTGACAAAGTCGAGGCTTCACTAGTTACATGGAGGCGTAAGACCGGAGGGTTGGCTCACTCTAAATCCTCATGGGACATGATGAAAGATATGGGCGGCGACGCTGGGAATGACAAGAACCACATTCTCGCAGCTCGAGCTAGGAGCTTACTGTTCTGTCTGAAACAGAGATTCCCTGAACTCTCTCAGACCTCACTTGACATCTGCAAGATTCAGTATAACCGAGTGAGTAGTCCTCATAGAACCTTTTTACATTTTGTTTTaagattaatattatttgattatcaAATATTCTAGGTAGGCATGGACGTTTGGTTTtcattcttttggtttttgtgATATAGGAATCGTTCGGTTATTTATGGATTTCGGTTcagttattttggttttcagttcggttcggatagcAATGTTAGGAACCGGCTAATATCCTATAAAATTTCGGTTccaattttgtgtgtgtttttttggtttgaatAGGATGTGGGCAAGGCTGTATTGGAGAGCTATTCGAGGGTCTTAGAAGGTTTGGCTTATAATGTTGTGTCGTGGATTGATGATGTTCTCTACGTGGACAGAACAGTGAGGAACAGAGATGATTAAGGTTTCAATActaagtttttcttcttctgagtGTAATgagaatacaaaacaaaatgtttttGTGTGTTGGTTATGATTGTGTTCTGAATCTTAAAAGGACTTTGATTTCTTTTTGTTAAGCACATCCCTAAATCTCTCATCATTACTTTAAGAACAAGCTGAAACATAATGAACCAAGATGTCACTGGTACTTAAGTTCAAGCCTCATCTTATTCATCCTCATATAACAACAACATACAGCTTAACATTCACAACAGAACACATAActctacagaaaaaaaaaagttttacagTCTTTGGGGGTATTAAAAGCTGTGACTGTGTGTAATCTGCACAATAAGTAAAACTAGTGCTTGTACATGGAAGTGGAAGTGAAACTATACATAGTAAACAAAGGAGCCTCTTGatgatcatgtgtatctttcTGGTAGTGACTGCATTGATGTTTTATTTTACTGGAACAAGTCTGTGCATGTGCTGATAATCTCTTCCAATAGTTCTTCAAGAATTAATTCACCAGTTTGAGAACAGATGCAGCCGATATCGAATCTGAGGTCCATCCAGCATCCAGTCCTAGCCAGATCTTTGCGCACTATCTGGTCCATCGTGTGAGGAGAAGGCAAAGGTAAGAGATGCCAGTAAACCTCTTCTTGCACCACTTCAACAGCATTCTCCATGTCTGGACCACAAAACCTGACTGCTGGTTTGGATAATGAGATCCAAGGACCATGCCTACAAAACTTCATAAGAACTTCATTGATACAGTCAAAGAGCAGTTTCTTATCACTGCAGAAGGTTGTAGAACAGAAGTCTATGTCATCCATTAGAGCCTGCTCAAGAACCTGCTCTGAGTAAAAAGATCTGGCTAAAAGCTCTTCCCAGTTTAACTCTGAGGATGTCACCACTTCTTGAATGTATGCAAGTGCCAATTCTTTATCATCAGTTATAGTTTTGGCATTGTTGTCTTTCTCTGGTCTTGGAGAGTCAGGTTCTTCGAATCTTATGCACAGAGGTTTCAACCTCATTTCAACTAAATGAATCAATAAAAACAAGGTTGGAAACTGAGCTTTGAACAAAACTTTGATCAAACAAACTACTTACCTGCAGAGAACCTTGAGGTACTTGAACTTGTTTCATCATCTGTAAAGAAAGGCTCAAGCACAGACACAGGACTTGATTTTCCTGGCACATCATTGGCATTGTCTTGGCACTCAGACATTTTTACTGAAGAACTTGGTGGTGAACAAGGTGAATGTTTCTCTTCATATGTTTCCTGAGTAAGTATAAAGCAGGAAACATGAGCTTTCCTTTaagaaaacaattgaaaacGTTACATGTACACAAGGCTTCAAACCTTGTCCAAGGGTTGTGTGTGCTTATGTTCATCATGAGTTTCAAGCTTATCTTCATCAACATATGAATCTTGGTGAGTTTCAAACTTATCTTTCCCATTGTCTGAAACACCTGCTGGTAACTCATTAAAAGCAGTTAGTTCCAAGGCTGATAAAGAATCAGATCAAAAGaacaagaaggaagaagaatcaCCTGTAGAAGCTGTTTCTTCATGTTTGTTTGAATCCAATCCAAGTGTCTCATAGTAATCTTCTGAACTGCATTCTTGAATATTCGGTTTCTCGGTTATCTGATGTTCAACAACATCACGAGCCATTGTCGACATTCTTGGACTGTGTTCTGGTGTGGAGAACAGAGGGAGAGCAAGGATCTTCCCTAGGATTCTTGGCACTTCCTTATCATGTGAACCAACATCTATGCCTCCTTCTGCTAGCATCTCAGAGAGGTGTTTCTTGGCTGCAATGTATATCCCACACATACTCTTCTTTGAACCTTCATCATTATTAGCTTCAGGCAATATTTCTCCATCTGAAACATCATGCCGCCCGGAGCTAGTCTCTATCTCCTCTCCCAAACAAGAGTTTTGACTCATGTTAGATGATGACAATGCATCTGGATCTTGATCAGATTCAAGTTGAGCATCGCATGGACTCTTTGGAGACTTTAGTCTTCTTCTGATTCTGCTGAGAGTGAAGCGAGAACCGAATCTCTCGTTCTTGGCCTTGTTTCTTGTAGCATGTCTTCCAGGTGATGAAACAAGATCAAAACAACTTGGCTCAGGTTTCAATACTACAATTGTTTGTGGTCTGCTTTCATTTGGAGAGCTTGTCTCTTTGATTCTATGAGAATCTAGAGAAACTGGTGAAGTACCAATGTTTAGGAATGATTCTTCTTTAGAATCATCATCCACAAAGCTCTTGCAGCTCTCTACCTCGCTTTCCTTCTGAGCTATCAAACGCTTTATCAACTCACTGAACTTCTCTTCGGAATCATCGTCATTTATTGAATCAGCATCGCTCTGAGAAGTTCTTGGACACTGATCATCTGGTTTCTTCTCTGCATGATCATCATCACCAGTGATCAAAGCATTGATGTCCTCATTGGTTTTGCTGCAGGTTCTACTTCTcatcttcttgtttcttgcCTTTGTCCTTCCTCTGCATTCAGTAGTATCACACTTTTGGTGAGTCTTCTCATCAATCTCCTCTTCAATGAGTTTCTTAACACTCTTctgaaacaacaacaataacaacaatctACATCAATTATTATATTCCTCACAATAAAAACAAGTTTAGTTTACAAAAATCCAACAAGAAGTTAAACCAAGACCTCACAGTCACAGTCACAGGTAAGCTGCTTCTCTACCTTAGTCTCAGTACCTGCATTGTAACATTAGCCAACTAAgtgataatttttatttattttttgtttcagacACATTTTCTTAATGATGTCTGATGACCAAACCTGTGATACGTTTGCTTCCACGTTTCCTATCCAACAAAAGCTTATGGTTAGATCCACCATGCCTGAGATCAAACATGTTCATAAACAACCAAACACATCCTGTCCCTTCTCTTGATAGATGTCTTGTATAAATCTCTTTCTCCATTAAAAATCCACACtgctctttcttcttcttctttctgtttTCTCCTCTTCTACAGTCAGAAAAAAACTATGAGTACAATCAAATAACATACTGTATGAATCAAAACTGATCTTTATATGATTCATTCATGCAGTGTTgatcagaaagaaaaaaagaagcatAAACACTTTTACCTTTTGAGAATCCAATCCAATGCTTGCAAGAAGAGGAAAAGAGATAGTGCAGATGTAAAGAACTACTAGTGATGGTACCTGACCTGACACACTCCGAGTACTGCCTCCACtgttaatgaaaatataatataataaaaactcacGAGACAGAAGCTCGAAGCACGAGAGTAGATGGTTAAAAAAAATGTGTCATTTAGTGGTAGACCCACTTCCCACCAGAAAACAAAATACTCAATTGGAAAATATACAGATTCTTTGATTAAGAAATTTGACAATTGGCATCAATATTTACaagaatttatattataaacgaCAAAAACTCAGCTTACTCAGAACAGAGAAAACCGATCAAAGTTCCATCATTAACGTATTATTGTGGATACAAAACCATCGTAGTACCCAGGGGCGGAGGCAGCTTAGTGGGggggggtcagctgaccccacttcttttttgtaaaaaaaaaaaatttagataaaatttgtataatttttgtattgatcccatttaaaaaataaatttgaccCCACAAAAACAATTACAAAACATTAAAGACAATTTAATtacaactaatatatttttatttttaaaactttgctaatataatcttatttttctataattacaaaaaattagtaaatcacaaaacatattttgtaattttaaacattgttattgttagtttaatatagaaacattaaatataacaaacttaaaaaaaagttttaagttATGAGTGATCATCGAGtacatttgaatttttttttttttggaataataTATTTGTAGTTTTTTGGTCGTTTATACATCatgcttttgatttattttctgaCCTCCGGTTCAAAAAAATTCTGGCGCCACTAGTTGTACCGTTTATACACGTAAATGTACGTGATTGTAACTATATAGTACTATATGACTATGTGCATATTTTAGAGAGACAGAGACAGGTTAAATGTAATAATGAATTGGCTGATGATATGGGGAATTGTGTCGGTGTCGGTGTCGGTAGGTGATGGTCCTCTGTAGAGCCAAGTTGTCCGAGTGAGTACCTTCGCCGACACGTGTGTCGTGAAGAGCAATCTCGTCGATTTCTCACcgttattttatctttttttggtcTGACTCACCGTTAAGTAGTCCGTGTTAAGTCCcagtaaaaatattgtttagtaACTTCTTCAAGccattataaatgtttttttcagtAATAACCTAATAAACGCTCTGAGCACACTATGGTCGATAAATGGCATAAAATTGCAGAACTGGTGACGTTGGTtgacataaaatcaaattaaaatatataatgtgtaGGAGAATGATGGatttgttctttaaaaaaatgatggaTTTGTATTGTGAAAAGGGTTATTATCTTTCAACTAGAAATTAAGGTTATTAGTCGTAATAATGGAAAATCTTGTGATTGATTAGAAATGTGGAATCACAACATGTTTGATCATTTTATGAAGTATGGACTATACCAAAAGAGATGTAACTCCAAGAGAATGAGATTATGCAAACTCAGTGGTTTTCATTAGTATGTTTTGCCATATTATTATCGTTTTGTTAATATGGtgttttatatatgatttagtATGTGGTTCATAGAAGATTTGACAAAAtgtttgaaaacaaataaaaaaggaataGTATCGAACGGAGTTTCACAATTGACAAATTCCATTTATGAATATTTGGACGTGTGTAAATTATTGTCATTATGATATTTACAACAACGATGTTGATCCTTGTTTGGACCACACCAACTGTATTCCCTTTGCGAATTTGGATAGAATTTGGATAGGTGTGTGTGTGGATCCATTATATgtggttttatatttttgtggtGTAAATGTAAAGATTCATACCAAGAGTTTTCTTTTACATTGTTTGTGGATATCCACTTATTACAACAAAATGAAACAGAGCAAGTACAAAAGGGAAATTAAGGCACCGGAGGAGGCCAACGGAAGTAGACTAATAGTGGAGATGGTGAAGAAGGCGAAGATGGAGGGATGGAGATGAGACGATCGCGCGAAGACACCGGCTTCGGAAGTAGTAGACTGCTGAAAAATACGCATGTTCTTATATGTGGTTTTATATTGTTCTCGTCGTTACTCATTCATCAATTTTATATAGTAGTTGTGATGTCCTGTTATGATTTTACCTAAtccaataaaatgaaaaagaatgcaGCCTCGTATCATGATTAATCTATCATTTACATTTGATTCCTAATTACTCGTGGATGTATCTACATAGATTAGTTAGATTCGGTAAAAATAGATTACAGATCTTCAAATAGCCGTGAATAAAAACCCCTTGTTAAAAGTCAGCTAGTAGTGCCAAGATAGAAGACAAAAGACATTAACAAATATGCTAGCAATAAAGAtctcaaaacaaaattaagaaaaagacAACGTTTCTTGTATACTACTTTTACACATGACAACAGACGAAACGACGAACACTGTGGAGAATTAAGAAGTATATAGTTTCTTAGGATTCTTATCTCACGGTCACAGCGCTTTTTGTCTCTCTTGTCCTAATTAAAGCGCATGTGAAGATTTGATGGGCTTTCTTGTGCATCGCTTTCATATCCAAGCAATGTTTCGTTGTTTTTATTCGTCCATTGACAACATTGCCTAATTAAGActgttatttactttttttttgtcagctaaGACTGTTATTTACTTAAAGATGAATTTAAAAGGATAGTAACAACAGATTAGAAAGCTAACAAGACCGTTTTATCGGTTGCGTTATGTCTAATCAAATGCATTATAGTTTTATTGACTTTCgagaatatattaattaatcttgctttgttaatatatactaaatactaattatataaaattttgtcaaTCATAATGTTCTACCTAACAGGAAAATGATAGATTAGTCTTATAAAACAAGCAGGGAGCGGTTGCCATATTACAACTCTATCTAGTCACCATACTAGATTTGGTCACATACCTAATCATCTTTTACCAAAATAAGACATACCTAACCATCATGAACAGTCGACGATGATAGCGTACAAATAATGATATGCATGATGACTCTCTCTTAAaacttaaacatcttgaaatgaATAGCGTTATATGTAATTGGTGATCAAGATTTGTATACACAGATTTTACGCTATCATCGTTGGCTGTTCCATGATATCATGATGCATGTTTGATTTGTACGCATGATATTGGATGATGCATGTAATATGTATGCTTGTCAGCTTGTGTTGAACGATGAACAATGGAGTATGTATGATTTGTTCGTTTATTTAAGTGCTACAAAACCTGAAATATGAAAATTAGGGTTGAAACGCCCATGAGCATTTCAAGTTTTTGAAAGCAAACCTTTGGATTTAGATTTTAGACTCTTGAGAGCAGAAGTTTGGATTCGGACGTATAATTCCAAACGGGCTTAAATGGATATATTAAGACCCTTACATTATATATGGCCTCTGGCCCATTTATTTCATTTAGACTCCTGCTAAAAGTTGAAACATTCCATGATGGAAGATGATTAATAACTAGTTTTCTCCTCAATTTTAAAAGCTTGGTCAGTTGATAAAACTAGTAGAGTTGTGgataggcctgggcgttcgggtacctcTTCgcgttcgggtcgggtttttcggatttcggttttttttataacacctTATAGGTCtcattctagtaaatttgcaagtacgggtcgggttcggatataacacatcgggttcggatcggttttgtatcacatcatagaacccataaagtaatcatatatcattcggattcaGGTTATATTGGATTGGTTCGGATATacccgaaataaaatctaaaattttaaagtaaaacataagaaatatatatttatttatgtataattaagtatttaaggtagttatttatattttaaatacttatttagataacatatcaaaataaatatgaaat
Protein-coding regions in this window:
- the LOC106450939 gene encoding uncharacterized protein LOC106450939 isoform X3 yields the protein MEKEIYTRHLSREGTGCVWLFMNMFDLRHGGSNHKLLLDRKRGSKRITGTETKVEKQLTCDCDCESVKKLIEEEIDEKTHQKCDTTECRGRTKARNKKMRSRTCSKTNEDINALITGDDDHAEKKPDDQCPRTSQSDADSINDDDSEEKFSELIKRLIAQKESEVESCKSFVDDDSKEESFLNIGTSPVSLDSHRIKETSSPNESRPQTIVVLKPEPSCFDLVSSPGRHATRNKAKNERFGSRFTLSRIRRRLKSPKSPCDAQLESDQDPDALSSSNMSQNSCLGEEIETSSGRHDVSDGEILPEANNDEGSKKSMCGIYIAAKKHLSEMLAEGGIDVGSHDKEVPRILGKILALPLFSTPEHSPRMSTMARDVVEHQITEKPNIQECSSEDYYETLGLDSNKHEETASTAGVSDNGKDKFETHQDSYVDEDKLETHDEHKHTQPLDKETYEEKHSPCSPPSSSVKMSECQDNANDVPGKSSPVSVLEPFFTDDETSSSTSRFSAVEMRLKPLCIRFEEPDSPRPEKDNNAKTITDDKELALAYIQEVVTSSELNWEELLARSFYSEQVLEQALMDDIDFCSTTFCSDKKLLFDCINEVLMKFCRHGPWISLSKPAVRFCGPDMENAVEVVQEEVYWHLLPLPSPHTMDQIVRKDLARTGCWMDLRFDIGCICSQTGELILEELLEEIISTCTDLFQ
- the LOC106450939 gene encoding uncharacterized protein LOC106450939 isoform X2 codes for the protein MEKEIYTRHLSREGTGCVWLFMNMFDLRHGGSNHKLLLDRKRGSKRITGTETKVEKQLTCDCDCEKSVKKLIEEEIDEKTHQKCDTTECRGRTKARNKKMRSRTCSKTNEDINALITGDDDHAEKKPDDQCPRTSQSDADSINDDDSEEKFSELIKRLIAQKESEVESCKSFVDDDSKEESFLNIGTSPVSLDSHRIKETSSPNESRPQTIVVLKPEPSCFDLVSSPGRHATRNKAKNERFGSRFTLSRIRRRLKSPKSPCDAQLESDQDPDALSSSNMSQNSCLGEEIETSSGRHDVSDGEILPEANNDEGSKKSMCGIYIAAKKHLSEMLAEGGIDVGSHDKEVPRILGKILALPLFSTPEHSPRMSTMARDVVEHQITEKPNIQECSSEDYYETLGLDSNKHEETASTGVSDNGKDKFETHQDSYVDEDKLETHDEHKHTQPLDKETYEEKHSPCSPPSSSVKMSECQDNANDVPGKSSPVSVLEPFFTDDETSSSTSRFSAVEMRLKPLCIRFEEPDSPRPEKDNNAKTITDDKELALAYIQEVVTSSELNWEELLARSFYSEQVLEQALMDDIDFCSTTFCSDKKLLFDCINEVLMKFCRHGPWISLSKPAVRFCGPDMENAVEVVQEEVYWHLLPLPSPHTMDQIVRKDLARTGCWMDLRFDIGCICSQTGELILEELLEEIISTCTDLFQ
- the LOC106450939 gene encoding uncharacterized protein LOC106450939 isoform X1, with product MEKEIYTRHLSREGTGCVWLFMNMFDLRHGGSNHKLLLDRKRGSKRITGTETKVEKQLTCDCDCEKSVKKLIEEEIDEKTHQKCDTTECRGRTKARNKKMRSRTCSKTNEDINALITGDDDHAEKKPDDQCPRTSQSDADSINDDDSEEKFSELIKRLIAQKESEVESCKSFVDDDSKEESFLNIGTSPVSLDSHRIKETSSPNESRPQTIVVLKPEPSCFDLVSSPGRHATRNKAKNERFGSRFTLSRIRRRLKSPKSPCDAQLESDQDPDALSSSNMSQNSCLGEEIETSSGRHDVSDGEILPEANNDEGSKKSMCGIYIAAKKHLSEMLAEGGIDVGSHDKEVPRILGKILALPLFSTPEHSPRMSTMARDVVEHQITEKPNIQECSSEDYYETLGLDSNKHEETASTAGVSDNGKDKFETHQDSYVDEDKLETHDEHKHTQPLDKETYEEKHSPCSPPSSSVKMSECQDNANDVPGKSSPVSVLEPFFTDDETSSSTSRFSAVEMRLKPLCIRFEEPDSPRPEKDNNAKTITDDKELALAYIQEVVTSSELNWEELLARSFYSEQVLEQALMDDIDFCSTTFCSDKKLLFDCINEVLMKFCRHGPWISLSKPAVRFCGPDMENAVEVVQEEVYWHLLPLPSPHTMDQIVRKDLARTGCWMDLRFDIGCICSQTGELILEELLEEIISTCTDLFQ